A DNA window from Aminipila luticellarii contains the following coding sequences:
- the pdxR gene encoding MocR-like pyridoxine biosynthesis transcription factor PdxR → MKAIIPEFDENSARPLYLQLYDYIKREILSGEMDPNEKLPSLRNLSEKLKLSITTINLAYSQLNVEGYIYSRPQSGYYVSNILHRGKVKVEEKKKAGSFHETEYSLFPVDVEKTDESSIFQYDLSCFDFNKWKKCMNKVLTEYPQLLMFESDPQGELALRYEISKYIYRARGVICNPEQIVIGAGTQQITSHLCLILSKLGINHVAVEEPGYLPVKNMFRDRGFVMTPVDVDKEGIRIGKLPANIRSAVYVSPSNQFPTGAVIPISKRYQLLEWANHNNSIIIEDDYDSELRYFGKPVSALQGLDHNQRVVYLGSFSSTLFSSIKISYMVLPAGMADLFKEIGHGYTQTCSKTEQLTLALFMEQGLYQTHIKKLRHLYSQKLQKVISSINKYGKGIISPTNTSSGINMIMNVQSRKNAEKLCCEAKTLGVSATPVSIYADDPEGQQSTALVFYYNQIPIQKIEGTIKALIEKWTEDKGKDCFSE, encoded by the coding sequence ATGAAAGCAATTATCCCTGAATTTGATGAAAATTCAGCAAGACCACTTTATTTACAGTTATATGATTATATAAAAAGGGAAATATTATCCGGTGAAATGGATCCGAATGAAAAGCTTCCGTCTCTCCGAAATCTGTCAGAAAAGCTAAAGCTTAGTATTACCACTATAAATCTTGCCTACAGTCAGCTGAATGTAGAAGGATATATATACAGCAGACCGCAGTCCGGATATTATGTGAGTAACATCCTGCACAGAGGAAAAGTGAAGGTAGAGGAGAAGAAGAAGGCCGGCTCTTTCCATGAAACAGAATACTCTTTATTTCCTGTAGACGTGGAGAAAACGGATGAATCTTCCATTTTTCAGTATGACTTGTCCTGCTTTGACTTTAATAAATGGAAAAAGTGTATGAACAAGGTCTTGACGGAATATCCGCAGCTGCTGATGTTTGAAAGCGATCCTCAGGGAGAGCTGGCGTTAAGGTATGAGATTTCTAAATATATTTACCGGGCCAGAGGCGTCATATGCAATCCGGAACAGATTGTTATCGGAGCAGGAACCCAGCAGATTACCAGCCATTTATGCCTGATTCTTTCCAAACTGGGCATTAACCATGTGGCGGTGGAAGAACCGGGATATCTGCCGGTAAAGAATATGTTCAGAGATCGAGGTTTTGTTATGACCCCTGTGGATGTGGATAAAGAAGGAATCAGAATCGGTAAGCTTCCCGCAAACATAAGGTCTGCGGTATATGTGAGCCCTTCCAATCAATTTCCCACGGGGGCGGTCATACCTATTTCTAAAAGGTATCAGCTGCTGGAATGGGCCAATCATAACAACAGTATTATTATTGAAGATGATTATGACAGTGAGCTCAGATATTTTGGAAAGCCGGTATCCGCATTACAGGGACTTGACCACAACCAAAGAGTGGTCTATTTGGGTTCTTTTTCGTCTACTCTGTTTTCTTCCATAAAGATCAGTTATATGGTGCTTCCCGCGGGGATGGCAGACCTCTTTAAAGAGATCGGTCATGGATACACGCAGACTTGTTCTAAAACGGAACAGCTGACATTGGCGTTGTTTATGGAGCAGGGCTTATATCAGACTCATATCAAAAAGCTGAGGCATCTGTATTCACAGAAGCTGCAAAAAGTCATAAGTTCGATCAACAAATATGGGAAAGGAATCATAAGTCCTACTAACACCTCTTCAGGAATCAACATGATCATGAATGTGCAAAGCAGGAAAAATGCAGAAAAGCTCTGCTGCGAAGCAAAAACGCTGGGGGTATCGGCCACGCCAGTCTCTATTTATGCGGATGATCCGGAGGGGCAGCAGTCTACGGCTCTGGTTTTCTATTATAATCAGATTCCTATTCAAAAAATAGAGGGTACGATCAAAGCATTAATAGAAAAGTGGACAGAAGATAAAGGAAAGGATTGTTTCAGTGAATGA
- a CDS encoding DDE-type integrase/transposase/recombinase: MASITQDMKYRLSLIKYAQRFGVTKAAIRYHHNRQYIYRWLRRYDGSIESLRELSRKPHSHKNQHTANELKLIHDMRRRNPNAGLVVFWVKLRQRGYSRSITGLYRVLIKQSLIPKKPQNPKYIAKKYEQMEYPGQRVQIDVKFVPSSCLVGEASDKKFYQYTAIDEFSRFRYLAAFEEHSSYSASEFLKQVIKAFPFKIECVQTDNGQEFTKRLGTSKNPTLTLFQRTLKEQGIIHKMIRPYTPRHNGKVERSHRKDNEYFYAIAKFYSFNDFKLQLKKHNANYNNFPMRPLGWVSPRETLFNFLKHGVTYV, encoded by the coding sequence ATGGCAAGTATAACACAAGATATGAAATATCGTCTATCCTTAATTAAATATGCTCAAAGATTTGGCGTTACAAAAGCTGCTATCAGATATCATCACAACAGGCAATATATTTATCGTTGGTTGCGTAGATATGATGGTTCTATTGAGTCCCTGAGAGAACTTTCTCGTAAGCCTCATTCCCATAAAAATCAGCATACTGCAAATGAGCTTAAACTCATTCATGATATGCGTCGTAGGAATCCAAATGCAGGTCTTGTTGTCTTTTGGGTCAAACTGCGACAGCGTGGGTATTCCAGATCCATTACTGGGCTTTATCGAGTACTAATCAAGCAATCTTTGATCCCTAAGAAACCTCAGAATCCTAAATATATTGCTAAAAAATATGAGCAAATGGAGTATCCAGGTCAAAGAGTACAAATTGATGTTAAATTTGTTCCATCCTCTTGCCTTGTTGGCGAAGCTTCTGATAAGAAATTCTATCAATATACTGCTATTGATGAATTCTCTCGTTTTAGATATCTTGCTGCTTTTGAGGAACACAGCTCTTATTCTGCTTCTGAATTCCTTAAACAAGTTATTAAAGCTTTCCCATTTAAGATCGAATGTGTTCAGACCGATAATGGACAGGAATTTACAAAACGTCTTGGTACTTCTAAAAATCCAACGTTAACGCTATTCCAACGGACTCTTAAGGAACAAGGTATTATCCATAAAATGATAAGGCCTTATACTCCAAGACATAATGGTAAAGTGGAACGCTCACATCGTAAGGATAATGAATATTTTTATGCGATAGCAAAGTTCTACTCATTCAATGATTTTAAATTACAACTAAAAAAGCATAATGCAAACTACAATAACTTTCCTATGCGCCCTTTGGGCTGGGTTTCCCCAAGAGAAACTCTATTTAATTTTTTGAAGCACGGTGTAACATATGTTTGA
- a CDS encoding putative signal transducing protein, with protein MFKKKEKKEWRSGVYLCTAKDSFDADLLESKLRSEDIPCERRYQGAGNFLEIALGANSTFPIDIYVPEETLEDAKNIIVAVPLEESDI; from the coding sequence ATGTTTAAAAAAAAGGAAAAGAAAGAATGGCGCAGCGGAGTCTATTTATGTACGGCAAAAGATAGTTTTGACGCAGATTTATTGGAATCCAAGCTCCGAAGTGAAGATATTCCCTGTGAAAGACGGTATCAGGGGGCAGGCAATTTTTTAGAGATTGCTCTGGGCGCAAACAGTACTTTTCCCATAGACATCTATGTACCGGAAGAGACTCTTGAGGATGCGAAAAATATTATCGTGGCTGTACCTCTGGAAGAGTCCGATATATAA
- the thrS gene encoding threonine--tRNA ligase translates to MKITLKDGSVKEYNEAKAIIDIAADISDGLARMACAGEVNGEVKDLRTVIDKDCELNILTANDPKGLAAYRHTCSHVLAEAVKRLYPEAKLAIGPSIDTGYYYDFEHEPFSREDLDKIEAEMKKIIKEGKPLEMFTLPREEAIKLMEEKGEPYKVELIQDLPEDAVISFYKQGEFVDLCAGPHLMTTKPIKAFKLTSSSGAYWRGSEKNKMLTRIYGTAFTKKEELQEYLVYLENIKKRDHNKLGREMELFATVDVIGQGLPLLLPKGAKMIQTLQRWIEDEEEKRGYLRTKTPLMAKRELYIISDHWAHYKEGMFVLGDDEDEDAEVFALRPMTCPFQYYVYKQSPKSYRDLPLRYGETSTLFRNEDSGEMHGLTRVRQFTISEGHLIVRPDQIEEEFKGCVDLAKYCLTTLGLEKDVTYRMSKWDPNNQEKYLGNEKMWNEVQDMMRDILNHIGIEFTEEEGEAAFYGPKLDIQAKNVYGKEDTMITIQIDMFLAERFDMTYVDKDGEKKRPYIIHRTSLGCYERTLAWLIEKYAGKFPTWLCPEQVRILPISEKYHEYAQKVRDELQKHGVLVTVDERSEKIGYKIRETRLARVPYMLVVGQKEEEEGVVSVRSRFDGDEGQKPLQQFIDEICEEIRTKEIKPINVEEEEK, encoded by the coding sequence ATGAAGATTACGTTAAAAGATGGCTCTGTAAAAGAGTACAATGAAGCAAAGGCTATTATTGACATAGCCGCAGATATTAGTGACGGGCTTGCCAGAATGGCTTGTGCAGGAGAGGTCAACGGTGAAGTAAAAGACTTACGAACCGTTATAGACAAAGACTGTGAATTAAACATTTTGACTGCTAATGATCCGAAAGGACTTGCTGCTTACAGACATACTTGTTCTCACGTACTGGCTGAAGCAGTAAAGAGATTATATCCCGAGGCAAAGCTTGCTATTGGGCCTTCTATTGACACCGGGTATTATTACGACTTTGAGCACGAACCTTTTTCAAGAGAAGACTTAGATAAAATAGAAGCAGAAATGAAGAAGATCATCAAAGAGGGGAAGCCTCTTGAAATGTTTACCCTGCCAAGGGAAGAAGCCATCAAGCTGATGGAGGAGAAGGGCGAGCCGTATAAGGTGGAGCTGATTCAGGATTTACCGGAGGATGCTGTGATTTCCTTCTATAAACAGGGAGAGTTCGTAGATTTATGTGCAGGACCTCATCTGATGACCACAAAACCAATTAAGGCGTTTAAGCTGACATCTTCTTCCGGTGCATACTGGAGAGGCAGTGAAAAGAACAAAATGCTTACCAGAATTTACGGCACGGCATTTACAAAGAAAGAAGAGCTCCAAGAATATTTAGTTTATCTGGAAAACATTAAAAAACGTGACCACAATAAGCTGGGCAGGGAAATGGAACTGTTTGCGACAGTAGATGTTATCGGACAGGGACTTCCTTTGTTATTGCCAAAGGGCGCAAAGATGATTCAGACATTACAGAGATGGATTGAAGACGAGGAAGAAAAAAGAGGATACCTCAGAACAAAGACCCCGCTAATGGCCAAGAGAGAATTATATATTATTTCAGACCATTGGGCACATTATAAAGAAGGTATGTTTGTCCTCGGGGATGATGAAGATGAAGATGCAGAAGTGTTTGCTCTTCGTCCGATGACTTGTCCGTTCCAGTATTATGTGTATAAACAGAGTCCGAAATCCTATAGGGATTTACCGCTTCGTTACGGTGAAACGTCAACCTTATTCCGAAATGAAGATTCCGGTGAAATGCACGGATTGACCCGTGTTCGTCAGTTCACCATTTCGGAGGGGCATCTGATAGTCAGGCCGGATCAGATTGAAGAAGAATTCAAAGGCTGTGTGGATTTGGCAAAATATTGTTTGACAACCTTGGGGCTGGAAAAGGATGTAACCTATCGTATGTCCAAATGGGATCCGAATAATCAGGAGAAATATCTTGGTAACGAGAAGATGTGGAATGAAGTGCAGGATATGATGAGAGATATTTTAAACCATATCGGCATCGAATTTACGGAAGAAGAAGGAGAGGCTGCCTTCTACGGACCTAAACTGGACATTCAGGCGAAGAATGTTTACGGTAAAGAAGATACGATGATTACCATTCAGATTGATATGTTCTTAGCGGAACGATTTGATATGACGTATGTGGATAAAGACGGCGAAAAGAAAAGACCATATATTATTCACAGAACTTCTTTAGGCTGCTATGAAAGAACTCTTGCATGGCTGATTGAGAAATATGCGGGTAAGTTCCCAACCTGGCTGTGCCCTGAGCAGGTTCGTATCCTTCCGATTTCTGAGAAATATCACGAATATGCTCAAAAGGTTCGAGATGAGCTTCAAAAGCATGGTGTTCTTGTAACCGTTGACGAGAGAAGTGAAAAGATTGGATATAAGATTCGTGAAACCAGACTGGCACGAGTTCCTTATATGCTGGTGGTAGGTCAGAAGGAAGAGGAAGAGGGCGTTGTTTCTGTGAGAAGCCGATTTGACGGAGATGAAGGACAGAAGCCGCTTCAGCAGTTCATAGATGAAATTTGTGAAGAAATCAGGACAAAGGAAATCAAACCCATTAACGTGGAGGAAGAGGAAAAATAA